The following are from one region of the Advenella mimigardefordensis DPN7 genome:
- a CDS encoding biotin-independent malonate decarboxylase subunit beta produces the protein MTTENPSALSLHHSYFEATARQRLSWILDEGSLRELMPPTESSPSPHLAALDIPGAFDDGVVIGEGALDNKQVFVISQEGQFMGGSVGEIHGAKIVGLLRRAIRDKPAAVLFLVDSGGVRLHEANAGLIAISEIMRAILDTRAAGIPVVALVGGSCGAFGGMGIVTCLCSAIVMSEEGRLALSGPEVIETVKGVEAFDSRDRALVWRVSGGKHRYLMNDCAALVEDDPLAFRDATRKLLAENTYAIPDMAAQMQEQSRLQARMEQFKDMNDGLQVWQALGVKTPSEISMMSCSDLIQLRKELYK, from the coding sequence ATGACCACAGAAAATCCCTCGGCGTTATCGTTACATCATAGTTACTTCGAAGCCACTGCACGGCAGCGACTGTCCTGGATACTGGATGAAGGTAGCTTGCGCGAACTCATGCCCCCGACAGAGAGTTCACCCAGCCCGCATCTGGCAGCACTGGATATTCCAGGCGCGTTCGATGATGGCGTTGTTATTGGTGAAGGCGCCCTGGATAATAAACAAGTATTTGTTATCTCCCAGGAAGGCCAGTTCATGGGCGGGTCTGTTGGCGAGATCCATGGCGCTAAAATCGTTGGACTTCTGCGCCGCGCCATACGCGACAAACCCGCGGCCGTTCTGTTTCTGGTCGACTCGGGCGGCGTCCGGTTACACGAAGCCAATGCCGGCCTGATTGCGATTTCCGAAATCATGCGCGCCATTCTGGATACGCGTGCAGCCGGTATACCGGTAGTGGCACTCGTAGGAGGCAGTTGCGGTGCATTCGGTGGCATGGGCATTGTGACCTGCCTTTGTTCCGCTATTGTCATGTCAGAAGAGGGGCGTCTTGCCTTGTCCGGGCCCGAAGTCATCGAAACCGTTAAGGGTGTCGAAGCGTTCGATTCGCGCGATCGGGCGCTGGTGTGGCGCGTATCCGGAGGCAAGCATCGTTACCTGATGAACGATTGCGCGGCTTTGGTAGAAGACGATCCCCTTGCGTTCCGGGATGCCACCAGAAAACTGCTTGCGGAAAACACATATGCAATACCTGATATGGCTGCTCAGATGCAGGAGCAGTCGCGCCTGCAAGCGCGTATGGAGCAGTTCAAGGATATGAACGACGGCTTACAAGTATGGCAGGCCCTGGGCGTCAAGACTCCCTCCGAGATTTCCATGATGAGCTGCTCGGATCTGATCCAACTGCGTAAGGAACTTTATAAATGA
- the mdcC gene encoding malonate decarboxylase acyl carrier protein, giving the protein MEKLEYHFSTPAIKPANDAVLCGVVGSGNLEVLVRPANTATSCTIEIKTSARGFGDIWQAVLAEFVSHHDVGGTHIAINDMGATPAVVTLRLGQAISQYTGGSR; this is encoded by the coding sequence ATGGAAAAACTTGAATATCATTTTTCGACACCTGCTATCAAACCGGCGAACGACGCCGTGCTCTGTGGCGTCGTTGGCTCGGGCAATCTGGAAGTGCTGGTCCGACCCGCAAATACTGCTACTTCCTGCACAATAGAGATCAAAACCTCTGCGCGCGGATTCGGGGATATCTGGCAGGCTGTTCTTGCAGAGTTTGTATCTCATCATGACGTTGGTGGCACGCACATCGCCATTAATGATATGGGCGCGACCCCTGCTGTGGTAACGCTCAGACTCGGCCAGGCAATCAGTCAATATACGGGAGGTTCGCGATGA
- a CDS encoding biotin-independent malonate decarboxylase subunit gamma, with protein MNLPTILDALFPTGHQISINGHVLAGTANTASGSVAVLGTTDAAAIDHEIALFLAQHILATIQAHPRRPVIFLVDTQGQALSRAEELLCLNGSLAHLAACVDLARRLGHVSLSLVTGEAVSGGYLSFGLMADRAYALASAQVRVMDLKAMARVTKIDHAKLQELAVSAPTFAPGADNYQRMGAIEEIWPTPSASLLDSALAALLKAPGSSDRRMQAAQDRTGRLEAARIVDQILAA; from the coding sequence ATGAACCTGCCTACCATTCTGGATGCCCTGTTTCCGACAGGCCATCAAATTAGCATCAACGGCCATGTACTGGCCGGGACAGCAAATACCGCCAGTGGCAGCGTTGCCGTGCTGGGTACAACGGATGCTGCAGCTATCGATCACGAGATTGCTCTGTTCCTGGCGCAACATATCCTGGCTACGATCCAGGCGCATCCGCGCCGACCTGTGATCTTTCTCGTCGACACCCAGGGGCAGGCGCTGTCACGTGCCGAAGAACTGCTTTGTCTCAATGGCAGTCTGGCGCACCTGGCCGCCTGCGTAGACCTGGCACGACGCCTTGGCCATGTCAGCCTCAGCCTGGTCACGGGAGAGGCAGTTAGCGGCGGCTACCTATCCTTTGGACTGATGGCTGATCGTGCCTACGCCCTGGCCAGTGCGCAGGTTCGAGTAATGGATTTGAAGGCCATGGCACGCGTAACCAAAATCGATCACGCGAAATTACAGGAACTGGCCGTCAGCGCCCCCACCTTTGCACCAGGCGCTGATAACTATCAACGTATGGGCGCCATCGAAGAGATATGGCCAACACCTTCTGCCTCATTACTGGACTCGGCGCTCGCTGCGTTACTCAAAGCCCCCGGCAGCTCAGATCGTCGTATGCAGGCGGCTCAGGACAGAACCGGCAGGTTAGAGGCCGCCCGAATTGTCGATCAGATTCTGGCCGCCTAG